In the genome of Coraliomargarita algicola, one region contains:
- a CDS encoding sulfatase — protein sequence MKMNKWIALLFCAASSIGFTASAAQRPNFIIILTDDQGYQDLGCYGSPNIRTPRIDRMADEGMKLTSFYAQTVCGPARASLMTGSYPMRVERGAHDDGLMVHPAMSLNEVTLAEILKDAGYKTGMAGKWDLSGRGQLTFRPEFGPHNQGFEVTLWGQNSKCKPLYSGQKVAMKHANRPSPTELFTNKAIEFIETNKDEPFFFYLAHPMPHTPLVTTKAFKGKSNAGLYGDVIEEIDFHTGRLLDKVKELGLDENTYVIFTSDNGPWWIRGKDSGHAEPLRSAKTSTYEGGLRVPFIIRAPGKVPAGTSSDLVTAMIDLFPSIAQLAGAKVPTDRVIDGIDISGIFHGQQQELNRPFFYYQHRALRAVRVGDWKLHLPHTELDKTREGEEWQSHVPPQDRTYITELTLYNLKDDIGETTNVAKQHPEVVDRLLQQLDFAKRDIGTHDVIGENSRR from the coding sequence ATGAAAATGAACAAATGGATTGCATTACTCTTCTGTGCTGCCAGCAGCATCGGCTTTACCGCGTCTGCTGCGCAGCGGCCCAACTTCATCATCATTCTGACTGATGATCAGGGCTATCAAGACCTCGGTTGCTACGGCTCTCCCAATATTCGCACGCCACGCATTGATCGCATGGCGGATGAGGGGATGAAGTTGACCAGTTTTTACGCGCAAACCGTGTGCGGCCCTGCCAGAGCTTCGCTGATGACGGGATCTTATCCCATGCGAGTCGAAAGAGGCGCGCATGACGACGGCCTGATGGTGCACCCGGCTATGTCGCTCAATGAAGTCACGCTGGCAGAAATTTTAAAAGATGCCGGTTACAAAACCGGCATGGCCGGGAAATGGGATCTCTCCGGGCGTGGTCAGTTGACTTTCAGACCCGAGTTCGGGCCACACAATCAGGGCTTTGAGGTCACTCTCTGGGGGCAGAACAGTAAATGCAAGCCACTCTATTCCGGGCAGAAAGTTGCGATGAAACATGCCAACCGACCTTCGCCGACAGAGCTTTTTACCAACAAAGCCATCGAGTTTATTGAAACGAACAAAGACGAGCCTTTCTTCTTCTACCTCGCGCATCCGATGCCGCACACGCCTCTGGTGACTACGAAAGCGTTTAAGGGTAAATCGAACGCGGGCCTCTACGGCGATGTGATCGAAGAGATCGATTTTCACACCGGCCGATTGCTGGATAAAGTTAAGGAGCTCGGCCTCGATGAAAACACCTATGTCATCTTCACCAGCGACAACGGCCCCTGGTGGATTCGGGGCAAGGATAGCGGCCATGCCGAACCGCTGCGTAGTGCCAAGACCAGCACTTACGAAGGCGGCCTGCGCGTGCCCTTTATCATTCGTGCGCCAGGGAAGGTGCCGGCCGGCACGAGCAGCGACCTGGTGACGGCGATGATCGATCTCTTTCCCAGCATCGCCCAGCTCGCCGGGGCGAAAGTGCCGACCGACCGTGTGATTGATGGCATCGACATCTCCGGCATCTTTCATGGTCAACAGCAGGAACTGAATCGCCCGTTCTTCTACTACCAACACCGAGCCTTGCGTGCGGTGCGGGTGGGGGATTGGAAGCTGCATCTGCCGCATACGGAATTGGACAAGACCCGGGAAGGCGAAGAATGGCAAAGTCACGTGCCGCCCCAGGACCGCACTTATATCACAGAGCTCACGCTCTATAACCTCAAGGACGACATTGGCGAGACCACCAACGTGGCCAAACAGCACCCCGAAGTCGTGGATCGCTTACTCCAGCAGCTCGACTTCGCCAAACGGGATATCGGCACCCACGATGTGATCGGTGAAAACTCACGAAGATAG
- a CDS encoding thymidylate synthase gives MKSYLDLLRTVLETGTYRDDRTGTGTYSIFGAQARFSLDAGFPLLTTKKLHLRSIIHELLWFLQGNTNISYLKENKVRIWDEWADADGNLGRVYGAQWRDWAGPDGERVDQLAEVIDSLRNNPDSRRHMVCAWNPGEIKHMALPPCHALFQFYVANGELSCQLYQRSADIFLGVPFNIASYALLTQMVAQVCGLKAKEFVHTFGDLHLYSNHLEQAKEQLSREPRALPQMKINPAIKEIDDFKFEDFELVNYNPHPTIKAPIAV, from the coding sequence ATGAAAAGCTACCTTGATCTTCTTCGCACTGTCCTAGAGACGGGCACTTACCGCGACGACCGCACTGGCACAGGCACCTACTCGATCTTCGGGGCCCAAGCACGCTTTTCGCTCGATGCCGGGTTTCCACTGCTCACCACAAAAAAGCTACACCTACGCTCCATCATCCATGAGCTACTGTGGTTTCTTCAAGGCAACACCAACATCAGCTACTTAAAAGAAAACAAAGTGCGCATTTGGGATGAATGGGCCGACGCAGACGGCAATCTCGGCCGCGTCTATGGCGCACAATGGCGCGACTGGGCCGGCCCCGATGGCGAACGCGTCGATCAACTGGCCGAAGTCATCGACTCACTCAGAAACAATCCCGACAGTCGACGCCACATGGTCTGCGCTTGGAATCCAGGCGAGATCAAGCACATGGCCCTGCCCCCCTGCCACGCGCTGTTCCAATTCTACGTCGCCAACGGCGAGCTCAGCTGCCAGCTCTACCAACGCAGCGCCGACATCTTCCTAGGCGTGCCCTTCAACATCGCCTCCTACGCACTACTCACCCAAATGGTGGCACAAGTTTGCGGACTCAAAGCTAAAGAGTTTGTCCACACCTTTGGCGACTTGCACCTCTACTCGAATCACCTGGAGCAAGCGAAAGAACAACTCTCCCGCGAACCACGTGCATTGCCACAAATGAAAATCAACCCGGCGATCAAGGAAATCGATGACTTCAAATTCGAAGACTTTGAATTGGTGAACTACAATCCACATCCCACAATCAAAGCGCCGATTGCGGTCTAG
- a CDS encoding DUF6901 family protein, giving the protein MIQSGAFSLTYRFQFPDGLEKEFLVQLDRKNCSILTPERDVYPEWTRLKYKQCRQCPLNSVEHPRCPVAVNIVEIVEFFQDFKSVETAIVEVETPQRVTKGGKTALFPAISSLIGIYMVTSGCPVLDKLRPMARFHLPFADTEETVYRALSMYALAQYFRHKKGGEADWDFEGLKEIYRNINRLNIDFAKRLHNESISEATTNAITSLDCFAQEIDFSISESMLEEIEGLFDDYLNNDQS; this is encoded by the coding sequence ATGATTCAATCCGGTGCCTTTTCCTTAACCTATCGCTTTCAGTTCCCAGATGGATTGGAAAAGGAGTTTTTGGTGCAATTGGATCGGAAAAATTGCTCAATTTTGACGCCTGAGCGGGATGTGTACCCTGAGTGGACGCGACTGAAGTATAAGCAGTGTCGGCAGTGCCCATTGAATTCTGTAGAGCATCCCCGCTGTCCGGTTGCGGTTAATATTGTCGAGATTGTTGAATTTTTTCAGGACTTTAAGTCGGTCGAAACGGCAATCGTCGAAGTCGAGACGCCGCAGAGGGTGACGAAAGGAGGAAAGACGGCCTTGTTTCCGGCGATTAGTTCGCTGATCGGCATCTACATGGTGACCAGTGGATGTCCTGTTCTGGATAAGTTACGTCCGATGGCGCGCTTTCACCTGCCATTTGCCGATACGGAGGAAACTGTTTATCGGGCACTTTCGATGTATGCACTGGCCCAGTATTTCCGTCATAAAAAGGGAGGCGAAGCGGATTGGGATTTTGAGGGGTTAAAAGAAATCTATCGTAATATTAATCGACTGAATATCGATTTTGCTAAGCGCTTGCACAACGAGAGTATCAGTGAAGCCACCACTAATGCGATCACGAGCCTGGACTGCTTTGCGCAAGAAATTGATTTCTCGATTTCAGAAAGCATGCTTGAAGAAATTGAAGGGCTCTTTGATGACTACTTAAATAATGACCAAAGTTGA
- a CDS encoding dihydrofolate reductase, translating into MNTYKAIAAMSENRVIGHAGKIPWHLPADFKWFKQTTIGGILIMGRKTYESIGRPLPGRDTYVLSRSPQHIPGVQLFHDLTELEELQTDKTIWIAGGGEIYTQMLAKCSELYLTRVHRTVEGDAFFPEFEDQFTFESTIDQNKDFSIERWVKK; encoded by the coding sequence ATGAATACTTACAAAGCAATCGCCGCCATGTCTGAGAATCGCGTCATCGGGCACGCGGGTAAGATCCCCTGGCATTTGCCGGCAGATTTCAAATGGTTCAAGCAAACAACCATCGGCGGCATCTTGATCATGGGACGCAAGACCTACGAGTCGATCGGACGCCCCCTACCGGGCCGCGACACCTACGTCCTCAGTCGCAGCCCTCAGCACATTCCGGGCGTACAACTCTTCCACGACCTCACAGAACTTGAAGAGCTTCAAACCGATAAGACCATCTGGATCGCCGGTGGTGGCGAAATATACACACAGATGCTCGCTAAATGCAGCGAGCTTTACCTGACACGCGTGCACCGCACAGTGGAAGGCGATGCCTTTTTCCCTGAGTTCGAAGATCAATTCACCTTCGAGTCCACGATCGATCAGAATAAAGATTTCAGCATCGAACGCTGGGTTAAGAAATAG
- a CDS encoding ankyrin repeat domain-containing protein — protein sequence MKRLHFLTIHLFFCFVASFAFGQTDSIFDSIKEGRLSEVVSFLSEGGDVNARSSSGTLLMQAARYQQVEIVNLLLSEGADVSLRGSSGFNVMEQLNSYINRSGVNRERMIKSLRRMGHSEDFIKKQSEQYVIAEFSGSDRDLERWTEIRDLIQNLKVDPTLSETSSKPPIAETSARAPVATVEAIEELPTVESEVKELTEIIPVEVSEETSEQSSNWWLWLVGLLVVVGGIGLVVRLKS from the coding sequence ATGAAACGGCTACACTTCTTAACTATCCATCTCTTTTTCTGTTTTGTCGCATCGTTTGCGTTTGGCCAAACTGACTCAATTTTTGATTCAATTAAGGAGGGAAGGCTCAGTGAGGTAGTTTCGTTTTTAAGCGAAGGCGGAGATGTTAACGCTCGATCTTCAAGTGGAACTCTGTTAATGCAAGCGGCTCGTTACCAACAAGTCGAAATAGTGAACCTTTTGCTGAGTGAAGGAGCAGATGTAAGTCTTCGTGGTAGCTCTGGTTTTAATGTGATGGAACAACTCAATAGTTACATCAATCGTTCTGGGGTTAATCGCGAGCGAATGATTAAGAGTTTGCGAAGAATGGGACATAGTGAAGATTTTATAAAAAAGCAGTCTGAACAATACGTGATCGCTGAATTTTCTGGTAGTGATCGCGACTTAGAGCGTTGGACAGAAATACGTGATCTAATTCAGAATTTGAAGGTTGATCCTACCCTCTCAGAGACTTCCTCCAAACCTCCAATTGCTGAAACTTCCGCACGCGCACCCGTCGCCACAGTCGAGGCAATAGAGGAACTTCCAACGGTGGAATCCGAAGTTAAAGAACTCACCGAGATTATACCTGTTGAAGTGTCTGAAGAAACTTCCGAGCAATCCTCAAACTGGTGGCTGTGGTTGGTCGGTTTACTGGTTGTCGTTGGTGGTATTGGCCTGGTGGTTCGTCTCAAGAGCTAG
- a CDS encoding SGNH/GDSL hydrolase family protein, which translates to MKITNYLKIGALMLFGAVLSAKTVAAPLSNGDTRSRLDVPTYHPEAGSDLEKKTTKASWKTTPNPELPNVLILGDSISISYTLQVRSQLEGKANVFRPYAARGRKPENCQGTTNGVRHIDRWLQGRKWDVIHFNWGLHDLKHVDPKTGKNSESFDDPRQAEPDQYEKQLVELVTKLKATGAQLIFATTTPYPEGPDGPARLPEDVELYNSIALEIMQEQAVSVNELYTLCLGKLDTIQLPHNVHFNPTGQALLADAVAEKIEAVLP; encoded by the coding sequence ATGAAAATAACAAACTATCTAAAAATTGGGGCATTGATGCTCTTCGGTGCTGTCTTGAGCGCAAAAACAGTTGCAGCGCCACTCTCGAATGGCGACACGCGCAGCCGTTTGGATGTGCCCACTTATCATCCGGAAGCAGGTTCGGATTTGGAAAAGAAAACTACGAAGGCGAGCTGGAAAACGACGCCCAATCCGGAGCTGCCTAATGTGCTTATTCTTGGAGATTCAATTTCGATCAGTTATACGCTCCAGGTGCGTTCACAATTAGAGGGGAAGGCCAATGTCTTCCGTCCCTATGCGGCGCGAGGCAGGAAGCCCGAGAACTGTCAGGGCACCACCAATGGAGTGAGACATATCGACCGCTGGTTACAGGGACGGAAGTGGGATGTGATACACTTCAACTGGGGTTTACATGATTTAAAACACGTTGACCCAAAGACCGGTAAGAACTCCGAGTCGTTTGACGACCCTCGCCAAGCTGAACCGGACCAATACGAGAAGCAACTGGTCGAGCTTGTCACCAAGCTGAAAGCCACCGGGGCTCAGTTGATTTTTGCGACCACCACGCCTTATCCTGAAGGGCCGGATGGACCCGCGCGCCTGCCTGAAGATGTGGAGCTCTATAATTCCATTGCACTCGAAATTATGCAGGAACAGGCGGTTTCAGTGAACGAGCTCTACACGCTTTGTTTGGGAAAGCTGGATACGATACAACTTCCGCATAACGTGCATTTTAACCCAACGGGACAGGCGCTATTGGCGGATGCGGTGGCAGAAAAGATCGAGGCGGTCCTCCCCTGA
- the dinB gene encoding DNA polymerase IV — MKTNRRIIHIDMDCFYAAVEMREHPQFAHRPLAVGGASGRGVLTTCNYPARAYGVRSAMPVFKARELCPQLIILPVRFELYRAASKKVREIFTRYTDLIEPLSLDEAYLDVSHLRRPGAEIAAEIRATILAETGLTASAGIGPNKLIAKVASDWNKPNGQCIVAPSKVDLFMRELPVRRIWGVGPKSATRLSENGIETCAQLQLKDKTWLAQEFGSFGLELYKLCRGIDERPVQANRIRKSLSNERTFSKNLESLEACQQALIRQHDEMIEDLRQSAPDRKIAKLLVKLKFSDFRRTTAEMPGQKPDLKHYQQLLREAWGRSGEPVRLLGIGVRFAESEGSSEQLELAL, encoded by the coding sequence ATGAAAACCAATCGCCGCATCATACACATCGACATGGACTGCTTCTACGCAGCTGTCGAAATGCGCGAACACCCGCAATTCGCCCACCGACCGCTGGCAGTTGGCGGCGCATCAGGTCGTGGTGTATTGACCACCTGCAACTATCCCGCCCGTGCTTACGGCGTGCGCTCGGCCATGCCAGTCTTCAAAGCACGTGAGCTCTGCCCACAACTCATCATCCTCCCCGTGCGCTTTGAGCTCTACCGCGCCGCCTCTAAGAAGGTACGCGAAATCTTTACACGCTACACCGACTTAATCGAACCACTCTCACTCGACGAGGCCTATCTGGATGTCAGCCACCTACGTCGCCCTGGCGCCGAAATCGCCGCAGAAATCCGGGCGACCATACTAGCGGAAACCGGGCTGACCGCTTCTGCAGGAATTGGTCCTAATAAACTCATCGCCAAAGTCGCCAGCGATTGGAACAAGCCTAACGGACAGTGCATCGTCGCCCCCTCGAAAGTCGACTTATTCATGCGCGAACTCCCCGTGCGGCGAATCTGGGGCGTGGGCCCCAAAAGTGCCACACGACTCAGCGAGAATGGCATCGAAACCTGCGCGCAACTACAACTCAAAGACAAAACCTGGCTCGCTCAAGAATTTGGCAGCTTCGGTCTAGAGCTCTACAAACTTTGCAGAGGTATCGACGAACGCCCGGTGCAAGCCAACCGCATCCGTAAAAGTCTGAGTAACGAACGCACCTTTTCAAAAAATTTGGAAAGCTTGGAGGCCTGCCAGCAGGCACTCATCCGACAACACGACGAAATGATCGAAGATCTCAGGCAAAGTGCACCCGACCGAAAGATTGCAAAACTACTGGTCAAACTAAAGTTCAGCGATTTTCGACGCACCACCGCAGAGATGCCCGGACAAAAGCCCGACCTCAAACACTACCAGCAACTACTGCGCGAAGCATGGGGCCGCAGCGGAGAACCTGTACGCCTACTCGGCATTGGTGTGCGCTTTGCTGAAAGTGAAGGCAGCAGCGAACAACTGGAACTCGCACTGTAA
- a CDS encoding sulfatase, translating into MKLSKLQRLALILLGGLLTSLATAQSPSPLVSGSKPNIIVLFADDLGYGDLTCYGGKKVKSPNIDRLAEEGMRFTDFLIPANVCGPSRASLLTGRYPMRNGNPVFQGLDPKEITFPELLKEAGYTTSLIGKWHLGAHLDGAHPLDAGFDESLMMEKKVLTRGRDEVIMDPTDFSQLTQIYTKEAIKFIEREKDGPFMLYLAHHIPHLPLAPHPRFKKQSKLGVYADCILELDDSTGRILQALKDNGIDDNTLVVFTSDNGAAARGSTGPLAGSKYITMEGGHRVPGIFRWPGRIPAGTVSDTMVGSMDFFPLFCELAGVALPTDRVIDGRNIADILTGHSTESPHAYFYYYNGRNLQCIRQGKWKLHLPRERSDMPFWGGRLMAKQVLKEPKLFNLDADIGETHNVAADYPEVLDALLKKADEVRAELGDVDVEGSDMNPQSLLPPRS; encoded by the coding sequence ATGAAGCTATCTAAACTACAGAGGCTCGCCCTTATCCTACTTGGGGGCTTGCTGACTTCACTGGCGACGGCACAGAGTCCGTCACCCCTTGTCAGCGGATCGAAGCCCAACATCATCGTCCTGTTTGCGGATGATCTGGGCTACGGTGACCTTACTTGCTATGGCGGTAAGAAAGTGAAGTCGCCCAACATCGACCGTCTGGCAGAGGAGGGCATGCGCTTTACCGATTTTCTGATTCCCGCCAATGTCTGCGGACCCTCACGGGCGTCCTTGCTGACCGGGCGCTATCCGATGCGTAACGGCAACCCGGTGTTTCAAGGACTCGACCCCAAGGAGATCACCTTTCCCGAACTTTTGAAAGAGGCTGGCTATACCACCAGTTTGATCGGGAAGTGGCACCTGGGGGCGCATCTCGACGGTGCGCATCCACTGGACGCAGGCTTCGATGAGTCTCTGATGATGGAGAAGAAAGTTCTGACACGTGGCCGCGACGAAGTGATCATGGATCCGACCGATTTCAGTCAGCTCACTCAAATCTACACCAAGGAGGCGATCAAGTTCATCGAGCGTGAAAAAGACGGGCCTTTCATGCTCTACCTCGCGCACCACATTCCACATTTGCCCTTGGCGCCGCATCCACGTTTTAAGAAGCAATCCAAGCTGGGCGTTTATGCGGATTGTATCCTGGAACTGGACGATAGCACCGGACGTATTCTGCAGGCGCTCAAAGACAACGGGATCGATGACAATACCCTGGTGGTCTTTACTTCGGACAATGGCGCGGCCGCCCGTGGATCGACCGGCCCATTGGCGGGCAGTAAATACATTACCATGGAGGGCGGGCATCGTGTGCCGGGCATCTTTCGCTGGCCGGGGCGGATACCCGCCGGCACGGTGTCCGATACAATGGTTGGCAGTATGGATTTCTTTCCGCTGTTCTGTGAGCTTGCGGGAGTGGCGCTGCCCACGGATCGTGTGATCGACGGCCGGAACATCGCCGACATTCTGACCGGGCACAGCACGGAAAGCCCGCATGCCTATTTTTATTATTATAACGGCCGCAACTTACAATGCATTCGTCAGGGCAAGTGGAAGCTGCATTTGCCCCGCGAACGATCCGATATGCCCTTCTGGGGAGGCCGCTTGATGGCCAAGCAAGTGCTCAAGGAACCGAAGTTGTTCAATCTCGATGCGGACATCGGTGAGACGCACAATGTGGCGGCCGACTATCCCGAAGTGTTGGACGCCTTACTCAAAAAAGCAGACGAAGTCCGTGCCGAGCTCGGCGATGTCGATGTCGAAGGCAGCGATATGAATCCACAAAGTCTGCTGCCACCACGTTCTTAG
- a CDS encoding putative glycoside hydrolase — MKTSDLRFMMAGALCFLASFLLSSNAFAMTPEEMMSYLPKHLEKISPYSWETPQRWLYLRKRGEFTDREIDIICQASKVIGVSGSLEKFTARYPDRLYGVGYMNLEKDYGSMNLKKGHFATHPEHYLYHADGTPVVGGDCPYYNLLEPGMRDWWMSQARKQIQNGEGQSFFIDALVKALDCGRRGGKRVNFKGELVAKDYRDQGLKPLLAACRDEFADEVVLTGNFLRVNRPGGNMQYVNDYIHCAYIESFERMGGGYVKNAHKGIAYIQEAVKAGKMIRLTMSDRKPTPVPELSLAQKQEKARAAMPEFWNKLKPKEQNELAEIYAYFDFKLAIFLIAAGEHSYFKYAVEPLANHAGTDLFKNVQPFPEWTMPLGAPLEDGKRRGDVWRRKFEHVEVILDLGNGSCEFLKR, encoded by the coding sequence ATGAAAACCAGCGATCTTAGATTCATGATGGCAGGTGCGCTCTGCTTCCTTGCATCGTTCCTACTGAGCTCCAATGCGTTCGCGATGACGCCGGAAGAGATGATGAGTTATTTGCCAAAGCATTTGGAGAAGATCTCACCTTATTCCTGGGAGACCCCACAGCGTTGGCTATATCTTCGAAAGCGTGGCGAATTTACCGACCGCGAAATCGATATCATCTGTCAGGCTTCAAAGGTGATTGGTGTTTCAGGCTCATTGGAGAAGTTTACGGCCAGATACCCCGACCGTTTATATGGTGTGGGCTACATGAATCTGGAAAAGGATTACGGCAGCATGAATCTAAAAAAAGGGCATTTTGCGACCCATCCGGAGCACTATCTGTATCATGCGGATGGAACGCCGGTCGTGGGGGGCGATTGCCCTTATTATAATCTATTGGAACCCGGGATGCGCGATTGGTGGATGAGTCAGGCGCGGAAGCAGATCCAGAATGGAGAAGGGCAAAGCTTCTTTATAGATGCACTGGTCAAGGCACTCGATTGCGGTCGGCGAGGGGGGAAGCGTGTTAATTTTAAAGGAGAGTTGGTCGCTAAGGATTATCGGGATCAAGGTCTGAAGCCCTTGCTGGCTGCCTGTCGGGACGAGTTTGCGGATGAAGTGGTTTTGACCGGAAATTTCCTGCGAGTGAATCGGCCGGGCGGCAACATGCAGTATGTGAATGACTATATCCATTGCGCTTATATCGAATCTTTTGAGCGTATGGGGGGCGGCTACGTGAAGAATGCACACAAGGGTATTGCGTATATACAAGAAGCGGTAAAAGCCGGGAAGATGATTCGCTTAACCATGAGTGATCGCAAGCCCACGCCGGTGCCAGAGCTTTCGCTCGCGCAAAAGCAGGAGAAAGCGCGTGCGGCGATGCCCGAATTTTGGAACAAGCTGAAGCCTAAAGAACAGAACGAATTGGCGGAGATTTATGCTTATTTTGACTTCAAACTCGCGATCTTTCTCATCGCAGCGGGGGAGCACTCGTATTTTAAATATGCTGTCGAGCCTTTGGCCAATCATGCCGGCACGGATTTGTTTAAAAATGTGCAGCCCTTTCCAGAGTGGACGATGCCCCTGGGAGCGCCTCTGGAAGATGGAAAGCGAAGGGGCGACGTCTGGCGCAGGAAGTTTGAACACGTCGAAGTGATACTCGATCTGGGGAATGGAAGCTGTGAGTTTCTCAAACGCTAG
- a CDS encoding DUF721 domain-containing protein, with amino-acid sequence MKFSKNIEDIIADFRGLPHTVTTSARREPKPLDSIMVLLQEKYKLEKPSPERTLVENWEKIFGPSLCERCHPVRIKDERTLIISVTNQTLRSELQFMKRSFLKKIQALEHCSDIKDLVIRS; translated from the coding sequence GTGAAATTTTCCAAAAACATCGAAGACATCATCGCCGACTTCCGAGGTCTCCCTCACACGGTGACTACGTCCGCGCGGCGCGAGCCTAAGCCTCTAGACAGCATTATGGTGCTCCTGCAGGAAAAGTATAAACTGGAAAAACCCAGCCCCGAACGCACTTTAGTCGAAAACTGGGAAAAAATCTTTGGGCCCAGCCTATGCGAACGCTGCCACCCCGTGCGCATCAAAGACGAGCGCACCCTCATCATTTCAGTCACAAATCAGACACTGCGCTCCGAACTTCAATTTATGAAACGCTCCTTCTTGAAAAAAATTCAAGCACTCGAACACTGCAGCGACATTAAAGATCTGGTGATACGAAGCTGA
- a CDS encoding right-handed parallel beta-helix repeat-containing protein: MPPEPDQSIVKIAALEDYPDNYFAGAVYSGMHGRNPFTACTGRILSTEGEVVKVFAFGHRPWNKQNTTRMGAGKGYIINCLAALDAPEEWFWDPEQKRLYLYVPGAVGASAIELRHRLWGLDLRERKNVVVEGLHFKAASIRMDDAVGCEVRDCEVLYPSPWTAFMATDYGGRVDASCGVYVSGQGNRLWRNRIAHSWGGGVRMEGSDNILEQCLIEDIGWLGRRTAGVQVWGLRNHVLRNVIRRVGNSGIDGGQRGFGVGRFGWESDVRFNLVMDLAYLASHDVGGYYVNTQGLPEPLKQVIAYNTFTGFQGYGFGVHAAGLVYSDNGTQRLIAHGNVSELKFRRRGGIDVISREAWEREKARKIEETERERAEKQKARALNATVD, from the coding sequence ATGCCGCCCGAGCCGGATCAGAGCATTGTTAAAATCGCGGCCTTGGAGGACTATCCGGACAATTACTTCGCCGGCGCTGTTTATTCGGGCATGCACGGTCGGAATCCTTTTACCGCATGCACCGGTCGCATCCTATCGACCGAAGGTGAGGTCGTGAAAGTTTTTGCCTTTGGTCATCGTCCCTGGAACAAGCAGAATACCACGCGGATGGGGGCGGGAAAGGGCTACATTATCAATTGCCTGGCGGCGCTCGATGCGCCTGAAGAGTGGTTCTGGGACCCGGAACAAAAGCGGCTGTATCTGTATGTGCCCGGTGCCGTGGGCGCGTCTGCCATCGAACTGCGGCATCGCTTGTGGGGTCTGGATCTGCGGGAACGTAAAAATGTCGTGGTCGAAGGGCTGCATTTCAAGGCGGCCTCCATCCGGATGGATGATGCGGTCGGCTGCGAAGTGCGCGACTGCGAAGTGCTTTATCCCTCGCCCTGGACGGCTTTTATGGCAACCGATTACGGTGGTCGGGTGGATGCCTCCTGCGGGGTCTATGTTTCGGGGCAGGGGAATCGCCTCTGGCGCAATCGGATCGCGCACAGCTGGGGTGGTGGAGTTCGAATGGAAGGTTCGGACAACATTCTCGAGCAGTGTTTGATTGAAGACATCGGTTGGCTGGGGCGCCGGACCGCAGGCGTCCAGGTCTGGGGGCTACGGAATCATGTGTTGCGCAATGTGATTCGCCGGGTTGGCAACTCGGGAATCGATGGTGGGCAGCGGGGCTTTGGTGTCGGTCGTTTTGGTTGGGAATCGGATGTGCGTTTTAATCTGGTCATGGATCTCGCCTATTTGGCCTCACACGATGTCGGCGGTTATTATGTCAATACCCAGGGGCTTCCGGAACCGCTCAAGCAGGTCATCGCTTACAACACCTTCACGGGGTTTCAGGGCTATGGTTTCGGTGTGCACGCGGCCGGCTTGGTTTATTCGGACAACGGCACGCAGAGACTCATTGCCCATGGCAATGTCAGCGAGCTGAAGTTTCGCCGACGTGGCGGGATTGATGTGATTTCACGGGAGGCATGGGAACGGGAGAAAGCCCGAAAGATTGAAGAAACCGAGCGCGAGCGAGCGGAAAAACAGAAAGCCCGTGCGTTGAATGCGACCGTGGATTGA